In Brettanomyces nanus chromosome 3, complete sequence, a single genomic region encodes these proteins:
- a CDS encoding uncharacterized protein (BUSCO:EOG09342FUD~EggNog:ENOG41), with amino-acid sequence MFGLAKKFVSSIETQASVYLNSSSSDGRNYTPNTIGLRVVNVEKDSVAEQYGLESWFDFVTSINGRDVLSFFRHGKALDSNPYSGAQPGEVVSMQTSGLIVDPSNVDYSVMLEFLAMEVNDKKNDLVLTTWSAKGGITRDICVPNGEFQAGASELDEVSLDKPDKDGPTVHNSAFRKLKVTFQLTPLSSAFYVWHILRVQQNSPAYVAGIIPDEYILNCEGGKLSTGGEDLLGRVITSVHNKWIQEQQQQIQNSTAVSPCSLVLYMYNHDYDTVRPVTIYPNTQWGGRGLLGCDIGYGLLHRVPEVIGKFQGSESSSKIDLTPGSVVFNQDESLPAATNNLLKPAARAPLFSDSQVHLDDTSIATKPPPKPTRRIKHGSKPSSAKANALEEYFKEEEEKSHAVDNVVRSNGSNDSIATVPLPPKII; translated from the coding sequence ATGTTTGGCTTGGCTAAAAAGTTTGTCTCTAGCATTGAGACTCAAGCATCTGTTTATCTCAATTCCAGCTCGAGTGATGGCAGAAATTACACTCCAAATACTATAGGTCTTCGCGTGGTTAATGTTGAAAAGGACTCAGTGGCAGAACAGTACGGATTAGAGAGCTGGTTTGATTTTGTGACTTCTATAAATGGTCGAGACGTGCTTTCATTTTTCAGACATGGTAAAGCATTGGACTCCAATCCATACAGTGGAGCACAGCCTGGGGAGGTGGTATCCATGCAGACTTCTGGATTGATAGTAGATCCCAGTAATGTTGACTACAGTGTGATGCTTGAGTTTCTTGCGATGGAGGTGAACGATAAGAAAAACGATCTTGTTTTGACCACCTGGTCGGCCAAGGGAGGGATCACCAGAGATATCTGTGTCCCCAATGGGGAGTTTCAGGCTGGTGCCTCTGAATTGGACGAGGTTAGCTTGGATAAGCCTGATAAAGATGGCCCAACTGTGCATAATTCTGCCTTTCGCAAGCTGAAAGTCACTTTTCAGCTGacacctctttcttctgcGTTCTATGTGTGGCATATATTGCGCGTTCAACAGAATTCACCCGCTTATGTGGCTGGAATTATTCCTGATGAATACATTCTCAACTGTGAGGGTGGTAAATTGTCTACTGGAGGTGAGGATTTACTAGGTAGAGTAATCACTTCAGTGCACAACAAGTGGATTCAagaacagcagcaacagatTCAAAATTCGACTGCTGTTTCTCCATGTTCTTTGGTGCTCTACATGTATAACCATGATTATGACACTGTGAGACCCGTCACAATCTATCCGAATACGCAGTGGGGTGGAAGAGGTCTTTTGGGATGTGATATAGGCTATGGTCTTCTACATAGAGTTCCTGAGGTGATTGGTAAGTTTCAGGGCAGTGAGAGTTCGTCCAAGATTGATCTAACCCCTGGAAGTGTGGTATTCAATCAAGATGAAAGTCTTCCTGCCGCTACGAACAATCTACTCAAGCCTGCAGCACGCGCTCCTTTATTCAGTGACTCCCAGGTACATCTTGATGATACTTCTATTGCTACCAAGCCTCCTCCAAAGCCCACGAGAAGAATTAAGCATGGTTCTAAGCCTAGTAGTGCCAAAGCCAATGCTCTAGAGGAGTACTtcaaggaagaagaggagaagtCGCACGCGGTTGACAATGTAGTGAGATCCAATGGTTCCAATGATTCTATTGCTACTgttcctcttcctccaaagaTTATCTAA